ACCAGCGCGTCGACCGCGCCGGAGGCGGTCGAGTACGCCTCCGCGCCCGCGTTCAGGGCGAGGTCGCCGGCGCCCGGGAGGGCGAGCTCCGCGACCGCGCCGCCGAGGCGGTCCTCGGCCTCGAGCAGCACCACGCGGTGTCCCGCGCGCTGGTGGCGTCGGGCGGCGAGCAGCCCTGCGAGGCCGCCGCCGACGACGAGGATCCGGGCGCTCATGCCTCGGGCGCCTCCGCGGCGCGCGCGACGCGCTGGGAGTGGAGGAAGGCGACCAGGTCGGTGAGTACCTGCGGGTCGGTGTCCGGCGGGACGCCGTGGCCGAGGTTCACCACGTGCCCGGCCGCGGCCGCGCCCGCCTCGAGCACGCCGCGCGCCTCCGCGAAGCGCGCCTCCTCCGAGGTGAACAGGACCGCGGGGTCGATGTTGCCCTGCACCGGGGTGTCGGCGGGGAGGACCTCCAGAGCCCGGTCCAGGCGCAGGCGGTGGTCCACGCCCATCGCGGTCGCGCCGGCGCCGAGCATCGGCAGCAACAGGTGCGCGGCGCCGACGCCGAAGTGGATCCGCGGCACCGGCAGGTCCGCGACGTGGGCGAGCGCGGCGGCGGAATGGGCCTGGACGTGCTCGAGGTACTGCTCCTGCCCGAGCGCTCCCACCCAGGAGTCGAACAGCTGCACCGCGGAGGCGCCCGCGAGGACCTGGGCCCGCAGGAAGCGGCCCGACAGCTCCGCGACCCAGGTCGCCAGGCGCTCCCACAGGTCCGGGCGCGAGCGCATCAGCGCGCGGGTGCGCAGGTGGTCACGGCTGGGGCCGCCCTCGACCATGTAGCTCGCGACGGTGAAGGGGGCGCCGGCGAAGCCGATCAGGGGCGTGGTGCCGAGCTCCGCCACGGTCAGGCGCACCGCCTCGCGGATCGGGGCGAGCGCCTCCTCGTAGTCGTCGCCGAGCGGGGGCAGCGCCTCGATGTCGGCCTCGGTGCGCACGGGATGGTCGAAGACCGGGCCGACGCCAGGGCGGATCTCGACGCCGAGCCCGGCTAGGCGGGCGGGGACGACGATGTCCGAGAAGAAGATCCCGGCGTCCACGCCGTGGCGGCGCACCGGCTGGAGCGTGATCTCCGCGGCCATGTCGGGGCGGACGCAGGAGTCGAGCATCGTGGTGCCCTCGCGCAGCGCCCGGTACTCGGGCAGCGAGCGGCCGGCCTGACGCATGAACCACACGCTTGGTGTGTCGCTCCTCACGCCGCGCAGCTCCTGCAGCAGTGAGGCGTCGGCCACGCCGCCGGTCGCCGTCGGGCGTGTCGCGGGATGCCCGTCGGGCAGCGCGGCACTCGCCCCGGAGGGTGCCGCGGCAGGGTCCGTGAGGGCGGCCGACGGGGTCGCGGCGGGGGCTGCGGGGGCGGCCGACGGGGGCTCTGCGAGCCCACGGCCTGCGGCAACATCGGATTCTGACAGGCGTCGACGGGTATCTGACGCGCTGTCGTGAAAAGTGGGCTCTGACGTGGGGTTCTGTGTCATGACACCCCCATTGTGCACGGCCGCGCACGGGGGTCGGCACGGGTCCGGCGCGGGAGCGCCGGCGACGGCGCCGGGAGGGCCGGGACCTTCGCCGCCGGGCCTACACTGGCGCTCATGCTCGCCGCCCTCCGCGCCTCCCACGAGCACCTCGACCTCGAGGTGCTCGACGCCCTCACCCGTGGGGCGGAGTCGCTGCCGGAGGTCATCCAGGAGCTCCAGGCCGAGCGCGCCGCGACCACGGGCGCGCCCCCGGTCGTCTCCGGCGAGGTCGTGCTCTCCACCTGCAACCGGCTCGAGGTCTACCTCGACACCGACCGCTTCCACGAGGGAGTGGACCTCGTGGTCGACGCGGTCGCCCGCACCAGCGGCCTGGACCGTGGGGTGGTCTCCCTCTGCTTCGACGCCGCGATGGACGCCCCCGTCCCGCAGCACCTCTACGAGGTCACCTCGGGGCTGCGCTCCCTGGTGCTCGGCGAGGCCGAGATCGCCGGCCAGGTCCGTCAGGCCTACGAGACCGCGCGCCGCGAGGGGCGCACCACCTCGATGCTCCACGACCTCTTCCAGCACGGCTTCCGCTGCGCCAAGAGCGTCGCCACCCATGCCCCCGTCGGCGCCGCCGGACGCTCCGGCGCGGCCGTCGCCGTGGACCGTGCCGCGCTCGAGCTCGGAGGGATCGAGGGCCGCACCGCCCTGATCGTCGGCACCGGCGCCTACGCCCGCCTGGGGCTCGCCGAGCTGTCCCGCCGCGGAATTGGCCGGGCCCTGGTCTACTCCCCGTCCGGCCGCGCGCTCGGGTTCGCCGAGCGGCACGGCGCCGACGTCGTCGAGCGCGCCGGGCTCGATGCGGCGCTGCGCGACGCGGACCTCGTCCTCGCCGCCTCCGGCCACGGCACCTCCCTGTTCCCCGAGCAGTTCCTCGGCGCCGGCCGCACCGTCGTGCTGGACCTCGCCCTGCAGTCCGACCTGCACCCGCTGGTCCGCCACCTCAAGGGCATCACCGTGCTGGGCCTGGCGGACCTGCGCCTGGGCCGCGAGGCCGAGACCGATCCGGCACTGGTCAGCGCCCGCGAGATCGTCGCCGAGAACGTCGAGGCCTTCCGCCAGCAGCAGGAGGTGCGCCGCATCGACCCGGCGCTCGCCGCCCTGCGCCGCGAGGTCTTCGACGCGGCCGACGTCGAGATCGACCGCCTGCGCCACGAGGTCTCCGGCGAGACCGCCGACCAGCTCGAGCGCTCCGTGCGCCGCATCCTCGCCAAGGTCATGCACCAGCCCGCCGAGCGGGCCCGCCACCTGGCCGAGACCGGCTTCGCCGACGAGTACGTCGCCGCCTTCCACACCATCTTCGGCATCGACATCTCCGCCCCGCAGAGCCGGGACGAGGACGCCGACGCGACCGCCGCAGGCGCGGGCGCGCCGGGCGCCGCCGCACGGGTCGAGGGATCGGCCGACGCGGCAGGCGCGGCCGGTGCGGCGGGCGCTGCGGGCGCTGCCGACATGGCCGGTGCTGCGGTCGCTGTGAGCACCGAGCCCGCCGGCTGGATGCGCGTGGACCGCACTGCGCTCCCCGGCACTGCCGTCCCCGGCCGGGACTTTCCGCTGCGGGCCCCTGGCCGCGCCTGCCCCGCAGGGCACGACCAGGCCGACTGAGCAGCGCTCAGCGGCGCCCGAAGAACCAGCGGCGGCGTCGGCCGCGCGATGGGGGCTCCTGGTCCTCCGCGGACTCCTCGCCAGGACCCTCCGCGGGTTCCTGCCTCTCCGCGGGCTCCTCGGCGTCGGAGAGCCCGTCGCCACGGGGCTCCTCGTCCGGCAGCTCCTCGACGAGCTCGTCCGGGTCGATGCGCAGACCGTCCTCGTCCACCCACACGTCGGTCCAGCCCACGTCCGACTCGTCGCGCGGCACGTAGGCGCGGCGCGGGCCGACCTGGTCCTCCACATCGGCCGGATCGATCTCCTGCGGGGCGCGGACCTCCTCGCCGCGGTGGGGGACCGGGCAGGTCCAGAAGTACGGGCAGCCGGGGCAGCCGGCCGTCTCCTCGTCCGGTGCGGCCTCGCGCTGCATCTGGACGCCGTCGATCTGCTGCAGCATCCGCAGCCGCGACTCGAACGGGTTGATCTCCACCGTGGGTCCGCGTCGCTCAGTCGTGCACGACGGGGGTGTCCAGCGCCGTGCGGACCGCGGCGGCGAGGGATGCCGCCGTCGGCTCCGCGGCGATGCCGTGCACCACGAGCTCTCGCGCCTCCGCCCGGGCGGCGGTCGAGGCGTCGGCGGCGACCACGCGGATGTCGCGGTGGATGCCGAGGTGTCCGGCGAGGTCCGCGAGCAGCGGCGTGGTGAGCACGAGGGCGTCCACGCCGTGCAGTCTCAGATCCCGCACGGTCTGGGTGTCCAGGCCCGTGCTGCGCACCCGGTGGGTGACGGCGACGGTGAGGTCCCGTCCTGCGCTGCGCAGACGCTGGGCGAGGTCAGGGGCGAGATGCGCGGGACCGGCCAGCAGCACGGCATCGCCCTCGGAGGTGGCCTCGAGCACGGCGGCGGCGAGATCGGCCTCGGCGGCGACGACGGTGAGCGCCGCCCCGGGGACGCCTGCGGCGGTGAGCGCCTCGCCGGTCTCCTCGCCGAGGGCGGTGACGGTCGCGTCCGCCGGCAGGGGCAGCGCGGCGTCGGCCCCATCGGCAGCAGCACTGCCGCCCCCGTCGACAGCAGCCCCGTCGGCCGCGAGCGCCGCAGCGACCTCGGCGAGGACCTGCACCGAGCGCGGGGAGGTGACCGCCAGGTGCCCGATCCCGCCCGCAGTGAGGGCAGCGGCGGCGGCGCGCGTATCGGTGTCGCGCTGGTCGCGCAGCTCCACGAAGGGGGTGTGGTCCGCGCGGAGGCCCTGTGCGCGCAGCGCGGCGATCAGGGAGCCGGCCTGGCCGGCAGGGGCGGGGACCAGCACGTGCGCAGCGGTCGCGGACGACGCGTCCATCGTGTCCTC
This genomic interval from Brachybacterium aquaticum contains the following:
- a CDS encoding uroporphyrinogen-III synthase, producing MDASSATAAHVLVPAPAGQAGSLIAALRAQGLRADHTPFVELRDQRDTDTRAAAAALTAGGIGHLAVTSPRSVQVLAEVAAALAADGAAVDGGGSAAADGADAALPLPADATVTALGEETGEALTAAGVPGAALTVVAAEADLAAAVLEATSEGDAVLLAGPAHLAPDLAQRLRSAGRDLTVAVTHRVRSTGLDTQTVRDLRLHGVDALVLTTPLLADLAGHLGIHRDIRVVAADASTAARAEARELVVHGIAAEPTAASLAAAVRTALDTPVVHD
- a CDS encoding glutamyl-tRNA reductase, giving the protein MLAALRASHEHLDLEVLDALTRGAESLPEVIQELQAERAATTGAPPVVSGEVVLSTCNRLEVYLDTDRFHEGVDLVVDAVARTSGLDRGVVSLCFDAAMDAPVPQHLYEVTSGLRSLVLGEAEIAGQVRQAYETARREGRTTSMLHDLFQHGFRCAKSVATHAPVGAAGRSGAAVAVDRAALELGGIEGRTALIVGTGAYARLGLAELSRRGIGRALVYSPSGRALGFAERHGADVVERAGLDAALRDADLVLAASGHGTSLFPEQFLGAGRTVVLDLALQSDLHPLVRHLKGITVLGLADLRLGREAETDPALVSAREIVAENVEAFRQQQEVRRIDPALAALRREVFDAADVEIDRLRHEVSGETADQLERSVRRILAKVMHQPAERARHLAETGFADEYVAAFHTIFGIDISAPQSRDEDADATAAGAGAPGAAARVEGSADAAGAAGAAGAAGAADMAGAAVAVSTEPAGWMRVDRTALPGTAVPGRDFPLRAPGRACPAGHDQAD
- the hemE gene encoding uroporphyrinogen decarboxylase, translated to MADASLLQELRGVRSDTPSVWFMRQAGRSLPEYRALREGTTMLDSCVRPDMAAEITLQPVRRHGVDAGIFFSDIVVPARLAGLGVEIRPGVGPVFDHPVRTEADIEALPPLGDDYEEALAPIREAVRLTVAELGTTPLIGFAGAPFTVASYMVEGGPSRDHLRTRALMRSRPDLWERLATWVAELSGRFLRAQVLAGASAVQLFDSWVGALGQEQYLEHVQAHSAAALAHVADLPVPRIHFGVGAAHLLLPMLGAGATAMGVDHRLRLDRALEVLPADTPVQGNIDPAVLFTSEEARFAEARGVLEAGAAAAGHVVNLGHGVPPDTDPQVLTDLVAFLHSQRVARAAEAPEA